The Pantoea vagans genome includes a window with the following:
- a CDS encoding DinI family protein, whose translation MYVELVYDKRNTEGLRNAKGIIEAELTKRIHSIFPEAEIRVKPMQANAVNSDCNKAQKEKINATIQEMFEEADMWMCEGT comes from the coding sequence GTGTACGTCGAACTTGTCTACGATAAGCGCAATACGGAAGGGCTGAGAAATGCGAAAGGGATCATTGAAGCTGAGCTGACGAAACGCATTCACAGCATTTTCCCTGAAGCAGAAATCAGGGTGAAGCCAATGCAGGCGAACGCCGTTAACTCTGACTGCAACAAGGCCCAGAAGGAGAAGATCAACGCAACCATCCAAGAAATGTTTGAAGAGGCTGATATGTGGATGTGTGAAGGGACATAA